The Cryptomeria japonica chromosome 9, Sugi_1.0, whole genome shotgun sequence DNA segment AACTGAAACATATATAAATTATTCTGTTGATTTCGATCAAATGATCAAACATCAGACTAATTGATAATAAATGAATTACTCATTATGTAGACATATTTGATACATCGAAAGACTGAAAAATTTAGATTATAAAATAAGAAACTAAAAACTGCGAAGGTGGAAAGAATTACTAAATATTCCAGCATCGCGTACCTTGGACTACTTCCTCATAGCAATCGGGATTGGAAGATAAAAGTTTAAATAGCAAGGTAAGGGCCGAAACAGTGGTGTCATACGAAGCATGAAGCAAACTATTAAAATTGTCGATGATTTCCTTGTCCGTGAGTGGATTGCCTCTTTCGTCTTTGTAGGTGATCAACACAGAGAGCAAATCTTGATGGCTAGTTGCTCTCCCAGTACCCTGCAATTCGATTCTTTTCTTGTCAATTAAAGAAGAGAGAATTCGATCCATGATGGAGTGTGCCTCAAGCGCTCTGCGGAATCGAGTTCCTGGAAAGTCGAGCGGAATAGACAAACATCCAGCAACTATGGTATCAAGAAGATGACGGATTCTTGTTCTTTCAGAATCATCGCTAATATCAAAGAACAAACTGGCTGCGACTGAAAACATGAGCTCCTTCACCAAAGGAAGCATCTTCACTTGGGATTTTCCCATCCATCTCTCTGTAATATGACGTTGGATTTCGACACTCATTTTAGACATATAACTCTTTAATGCTTGAGGACCCAGAAAGCGAGCAAGTGCTGCACGCAATCGGAGATGATCCTCTCCTCTTTTGTTTCCCATGGATTCCTCTCCGACCAATTTCATGAAAGACTTAGGCCATGAAATATGCACCAGCTTGTCCTCATTGGACAGAACTAAACGGTTTCCAGCGGGGCCATACACAACTATAGTGGGATGCCCTAATAGTGATGTTTTGAAAACATCACCAAATTTCTTAACCCTCTCATCGAAAAACAGTTGCGGTGTGCCTGATCGAAGCGCCTGAAGGAATTGTACTGTCTCACCAATCACGGGGAACCCTAACTTTCCTGGGGGGATTTTAAGGGAGGATTTGGGCTTCCAGAGATTTAAAGAGAGAAGAAGAATGCCCAGAATAGCCGAGACGGTAACAACAAGAGTCATGGCAGAGAAAGACTCCATGCGAATAACATCAGCCAAATAAGCAACTTTGCATGCAAGAGAATTGAAATTTTCCATATCGATCAGAAGGATGAAATATGGTGGAGCAGGAAAATCATCACTGATTGAAGCAGTGACGTGAGTACCAAGTATTCATGGAGAGCGTCACAAAAAAGAGTGTTATCACGGGGAACTAGGCATCACAGTCAATTGAAGAATACAATCTTGATTCCTTTCAGATTAAAAATATATCTATGTGAATCACGTTTACGTGCCAGGGCCCTTGCATccaaattatttttatattttcccTTTGACATTATGAATTCCCACGTATAAGACGCCACTTGCATGCTCCATGACGTTATTACAACACAAATATGGGCCCTTCTTGTCCCgattaaaatgtttttttaaagTTAGATGTGCGTGATTTTCGGCACCGATTGCCTTAAATGTGACGTCATATCTTTGACAATGAAGTCCCGTAATCTCGGGTTTTGTCACTTTATCTTGTACCGTATCTCATTTACTCTTGAAGAAATTATTCTCTTAATGAGTAGATTCCTTCTAGACGACGATTCAGTAATTTTCATGTTATTGATTTATTCTGAAAAATGAAAGATGTTTCAGTACGATCAAGATTTGTAATTTTTTACTAATCTTCGTGTTATTGTCTTTTTCATGACTTTTTGAAACCAATTTAACCGCGATCAATTTTTTCAAACCCTTCTACAAAGGCTGTCTTCATCATTCAATCTAAAAACCATATATAATCTATTTAAAGATGTATGGAATGCATTCACATTTAAAAGTCTTTAATTAGGTAGAAAATGTCAGTTACTTGGTGTTGAAGTTAAAGCTAaagtgaaattgaaattattttaatACAGTTAAATTAGGTAGAAAATGTCAGTTACTTGGTGTTGAAGTTAAAgctgaaagtgaaattgaaattattttaatACATTTAAATAATAGTCATATTGAATAAATTCgattataataaattaatagtgggtattgtttttgttttttttatacaCTTCATTTTTTTTGGATAGGTAAGTCAAGGGAccctttctttttgttttgttattttctttcatctttttattttttcttctatttttatttatcttatattttttctttgcaaCTATTTTTTCAAGTCTTTTTGTTATCAATTTGAGAGTTAGTTTTGTGTCCTAAAAGGAACTCGGTAACTATTGTAGTTCCTACAAAGATCGATCTCTTGGAGGAACTTGACCTTAAGATTTTAAGTTCAAGGTTCTCTTTGATCCTTGTAATCCATTTTTTTTTCTTAtctcaattttttttataggaCTTCAAATTCTTAGAGAACCTTAGAAATTTGGAACATTAAGTTACAAGTGCCAAGTACTTTCTACCATCCACCTTAGCTTGTCCTTATGTCTTATTTTTTTATCATACCATGGATCTCAATCGAGGTTTGGAACCTAATATATTTAGCTTCCAATGGCTTTTGATGATTCAAGCGCTGCCTAATCAAGGTCTTTAATGTACAATCATGTGACATTTGTATGGTTTATATATTCACTTTTCCAAAAAAATCTCATATAGGTTTCATCTCTTGGATCCCTCTAACTATTCTCTTGCAATTTAGAGGCAATGTAGTTTCATGTTTGAGATCTCTTGAATATTTATGTGCTCAAGGTTGGTTATGGTTAATGGATCTTTTCTTTCCCCATGTCATAGCATTTTCATTGTTCCATTCCACTCAAACTATTCAGGTaagtttaaaatataatttaattgttTGTTCTTAAAATATCATTCatggtttttttattgttttagtgTGTTTAAACATCATAGTTTGATTGCAATTgatttcattatttatatttattttttgctACAAATTTGTAATTTTTTAGGGTCTTATTTTATGTCTTTTTGTTTTAAGATcattattgttggaaattgacactcaattggttggtttcactatgttatcatcgatggaaacatggtatcttgttttggcttcatgttttggttcagttgtgtaccgacaggcacttcacagacactacactggcATCGACAcctacaccgacaccaacaccgtcATGATGgaatgatttctttggttaccggcaatgcaagcCGATatgtttagaataaggttatcagtattggaggccgacatctcttggatctggcatccacaattgtttttgatattcatgtatttatgttatctagccaacatgtatattgatattataattatctttgtaagtcgacataaggcatgataaattgtatagggtatataggtgagttgaattagatcattttgtgagatGTAAGATTGTATGATGTGAATGTGAAATGAtgcgaatatgtattaggaaggaaataatgaaggagatgtgaaatatctGAGagtgattatgtatgtgaggatatttttgtaaaggggtattccggtaaaaggtttagggttttagaccgaaacaaacagagcttaaccaaaactgtattctggcataaaagatgttatcttagcagttcactcatttcttcagattgtagtctggatttatatgtagtcagtgaggctccttttgtgattgagcagagtgttctaggttgtaagtcttcctacaagtgtaggcccctatattttgtaatatctcttcatatggccagtggattgatattgtgggtcactaatcccaccgtggtttttcctctttgaggttttccacgtacaactctgtgtgttatggttttcatttatgtgattgtcttattggttgctttacttctttcaattctatatgtaccggtataccggttggtggaTGCATGctttaataaagttaaaattgatcataccaatagaaaactgattcacctcccccccccccctctcagtgttcttggattccaacaattggtatcagagccttgtacctcaaaggaagtttaacaacttgagggagatcctgaactcggaatccatggatatgggtttggaaaagcaacttgagatagcacttgaagattatgatgttgaaagg contains these protein-coding regions:
- the LOC131041115 gene encoding taxadiene 5-alpha hydroxylase; the encoded protein is MENFNSLACKVAYLADVIRMESFSAMTLVVTVSAILGILLLSLNLWKPKSSLKIPPGKLGFPVIGETVQFLQALRSGTPQLFFDERVKKFGDVFKTSLLGHPTIVVYGPAGNRLVLSNEDKLVHISWPKSFMKLVGEESMGNKRGEDHLRLRAALARFLGPQALKSYMSKMSVEIQRHITERWMGKSQVKMLPLVKELMFSVAASLFFDISDDSERTRIRHLLDTIVAGCLSIPLDFPGTRFRRALEAHSIMDRILSSLIDKKRIELQGTGRATSHQDLLSVLITYKDERGNPLTDKEIIDNFNSLLHASYDTTVSALTLLFKLLSSNPDCYEEVVQEQMAIVTNKKDGEEISWEDLKDMKYTWQALQETLRMNPPLFGSFREAITDIDYKGYTIPKGWKILWTVYSTHRKEEYFSEPEKFRPSRFQEGSSHMAPYTFLPFAAGQRGCPGWEFSKQEVLLFVHHFVKSFSGFTAIDPAEKITADPLIALPSNGFDIRLFPRP